One genomic segment of Nitrospirota bacterium includes these proteins:
- a CDS encoding SWF/SNF helicase family protein → KRKDLLTNFRDDENCMVFLSTDAGGVGLNLQSASFLINMDIPWNPAVLEQRIARIHRLGQHKPVNIINFISKGTIEENLLGLLKFKKSVFAILLS, encoded by the coding sequence AAACGTAAGGACCTGCTGACCAATTTCAGGGATGATGAGAACTGCATGGTCTTTCTCTCAACAGATGCAGGCGGCGTAGGTCTGAATCTGCAGAGCGCTTCTTTCCTTATAAATATGGACATCCCATGGAACCCCGCTGTTTTAGAGCAGCGTATAGCACGTATACACCGCCTCGGGCAGCATAAGCCTGTAAATATTATAAATTTTATATCCAAAGGTACCATTGAGGAGAACCTGTTAGGGCTTCTGAAATTCAAAAAATCCGTATTTGCAATACTGTTGTCATGA
- a CDS encoding AURKAIP1/COX24 domain-containing protein: MGSVVKKRKKKMRKHKHKKLLKRSRIERRKRK; this comes from the coding sequence TTGGGCAGTGTAGTTAAAAAAAGAAAAAAGAAGATGAGAAAGCATAAGCACAAGAAATTGCTTAAAAGATCAAGGATAGAGAGAAGAAAGAGAAAGTAG